The Vicia villosa cultivar HV-30 ecotype Madison, WI linkage group LG1, Vvil1.0, whole genome shotgun sequence genome includes a region encoding these proteins:
- the LOC131659871 gene encoding dehydration-responsive element-binding protein 1B-like: protein MEEKTICFDKELQREIEDIMVGRGPLFGNLQWKILIHTYYNYYINNMNKRKDGRKKFHETRHPIYKGVRQRNGKWVCELRQPNNKTRRVWLGTFSHPDMAAKAYDVAALAFRGEAASLNFPNSATSLPRLDSQTSSIRSIQFAAVKAGERHFSSCEGSEPFFAEAAENGSESLDSGGLFWDEEEVFNMPGLINSMAEGLVMTPPALQRGFNWVDGETTMDLTLWKN, encoded by the exons ATGGAGGAAAAAACTATTTGTTTTGATAAAGAGTTGCAAAGGGAGATTGAAGACATAATGGTTGGTAGAGGTCCTTTATTTGGGAACCTTCAATGGAAA ATATTGATACATACATATTACAACTACTACATAAACAatatgaataaaagaaaagatgGAAGGAAGAAGTTCCATGAGACACGACACCCAATATACAAAGGTGTAAGACAAAGAAATGGAAAATGGGTGTGTGAGCTACGACAACCTAACAACAAAACACGTCGTGTTTGGCTTGGAACATTTTCTCACCCCGACATGGCAGCTAAAGCTTATGATGTTGCAGCTTTAGCTTTTAGAGGTGAAGCTGCTTCCTTAAATTTTCCTAACTCAGCTACCTCTTTGCCGCGTCTTGATTCACAAACTTCTTCTATTAGGTCTATTCAGTTTGCCGCGGTGAAAGCGGGTGAGAGACACTTCTCGTCTTGTGAGGGCTCTGAACCATTCTTTGCTGAGGCCGCCGAGAATGGTTCAGAGTCTTTAGATTCTGGAGGGTTGTTTTGGGACGAGGAGGAGGTTTTCAACATGCCGGGATTGATAAACAGTATGGCGGAAGGGTTGGTTATGACACCACCGGCGTTGCAGAGAGGGTTCAATTGGGTTGATGGGGAAACTACCATGGACTTAACTTTATGGAAAAATTGA
- the LOC131659863 gene encoding uncharacterized protein LOC131659863, with protein MKTKNKIKKRGSITEAFYGFISKTMWDLKLPPKIKVFTWRLFIDRLPTRDNLLKRGVTSVVCPNCVMCGSSLESSSHLFFFCQEVKAVWNYIFSWLDIAEEITVDDFLRFEVIQEKALGGKRRIAINFVWIATLWCIWLMRNAMIFRGEIFSFEVVCTNIVFLSWRWLGCGYTKFKPNYYEWFKLPLFEYRIP; from the coding sequence ATGAAGACCAAGAACAAAATCAAGAAGAGAGGATCAATCACGGAAGCTTTTTATGGGTTCATAAGCAAAACTATGTGGGATCTTAAACTTCCTCCCAAGATTAAGGTCTTTACTTGGCGGCTTTTTATTGACCGGCTTCCTACTAGAGATAATTTGTTGAAAAGAGGTGTGACTAGTGTTGTGTGTCCGAATTGTGTGATGTGCGGCTCCTctcttgaatcttcttcccatttattctttttttgtcAAGAGGTGAAAGCGGTTTGGAACTATATATTCTCGTGGCTTGATATAGCGGAGGAGATTACTGTGGATGATTTTCTTAGGTTCGAAGTCATCCAAGAAAAGGCGTTAGGTGGCAAGCGTAGAATTGCGATCAATTTTGTTTGGATAGCTACTCTTTGGTGTATTTGGCTTATGAGAAATGCCATGATTTTTAGGGGGGAGATTTTTAGTTTTGAGGTGGTGTGTACTAACATTGTGtttctttcttggagatggttaggTTGTGGATATACGAAGTTTAAACCAAACTACTACgaatggtttaaacttcctttattCGAATATCGTATACCATAG